Genomic segment of Salvia hispanica cultivar TCC Black 2014 chromosome 2, UniMelb_Shisp_WGS_1.0, whole genome shotgun sequence:
GGATATAAGCTTAGCAAAGAGAAGCATCTCAGGAAGCCAATTGGTATATGTCTATATTTACAtcagtcatttctattttaattacacACATGGCATACAGAAAAGCCCAAaggtaaaaattaaaaagaacagAGAGCATATAACTGttaaattggaatattatgtGTTTCCATCATTTTAGCTTACTATTGTGATAACAGGGgattgagaaaaagaaatatcttAACCTTAGCAGTTCCAATACCAGGGGTATCTTTAATCAGGGATAATCAACTCTATTAGCAAGCAAGGGATAGACAGTTCCAGGTGACCGAAGTAGAGAACTTATTTCACAATACAGAGCCGAACAATCagtaattctaaattaaaaaaaatgactagaTGAATTCCAGAAAACACAGCTGAAACCTTAGGACAATCCTTCTAATTTCTAGCAAAGCCTTAAAAAAATTCGTTTACTCATTGATTGGAAGATGGCGAGCCCCGTCTACTTTAGCATCAAAAGCACAATAAGCAAAACAGACTGAATCAAATAGACCTTAGCATAATAGTCCTTCCACACTCTACGAGCGATCTGATGACCTCCTAAATCGAAAGCTTTGAACTTAATTTTGCCAATACTGAGCTCCTCCGAGGTCGGATATTGCGTCGGCTGATGTTGCACTAATCTCTGAATCAAAGGACAAGGATAAATTAATCGAACcaaaaaacctaaaaatagaaagaggaAAAGAATGAATCAAAAAAGGAGGAAGGAAGAAGACCTCATCCTTGAGCATGTGAAGGAGCGTGGTTTTGCCGGCATTATCGAGGCCGAGGAACAAGATCTTAGCTTCCTTCTGCCATAAACCGAGCGAAGCCAAAACGCCGTAAAACCAGTCCAGCAGAAACATGGATGATCAGGGGCGGATCTCGTTTGATTGAGGCGGAGAATTTGATGGTGGCGACGGTGGCGGAGGTACTGCCGTAGAGGTAGTAATCTCGACTCACAATTTGGgggaaatgaataaaaataaacaattaattaaataaatatgaattacgTGGTTCACGTGTGACGTGTCCCTTTCATGGGTTGGACTTGGTTGGATCGCTTGGTCGGGTCGGGTTGTTATTTCACcaatggagtagtattaatcGTTTTGAATCCAATATTTCCCATTTtagtttacattttttttttcttttttacataACCACATGCATTATTAACATCTCTACAATGGCTTCATTATAACGGTCTCCATTACTAATCAATTGACACCTATTTTTttaaccaaaatatttaattcacattattacaattatattcagagtgaactatataaatggtatctgatctttcactttcgcatgAAAATAGtatctgatctttattttatatcgtttttggtacacagtgacaaaaataaccctaggtaccaaatatgtgaatttttgttatggaggatatttttggaaatttcaattaaatagtactaccaaacatgtgattatttttttcttttttagtttcttcttctttctttttcttcattttcttctttcttttttgtattGAGTGAACTGCATAAAAAGGGCCCTAACTTTTCGGCTCGTAACACCGGTCAaccctaacaaaaaaaatcccacTACAGGGGtctaacaaaatatacaatcaAAAATGAGGTTTTTTCGGACCATAATACCCTCAGCCCCTAAAAGGGCATTCTCGTCAAACACAGACACCATGCTGACACCGCCCCTGCCATGCAGTCTGCTTCATGTACCAGCACACTTACACATCAAGAGGATGTGACttaaagtaatattttttcactctatataaatatatatctcaaaagacttatttttaattacacttaatttttaattaagatatcACAACTCATCCTCTCTCAACTCTCAGcgatttctctctctctacatatCCCTTCGCCGACCTTCTTCCTCCTCAATTTCCGGCAACAGATCGACGACGACGCCCCTCTTTGTGCTTCAGACCTCACCCCACCCGCCGCCCTTCGTTTTTGTTTTCCCCCATTTACACtctactctctcttctctttccCTCCTCCCTCATCTTTCAATTAGGGATCTAGGGTTTTTGAACCTCGCCGCCACCAACCATTATGGTATGGTCCTCCAACGTGACTGAGTATTGGCGGCGGAGAGAGGTTTCGTTACCTTCTACAGCCATTTTCAGACTTTAACTTTGTGGATGTGGGTTTGTGGGTTTGAAGATAGAAttgcattttgattttggaatttttgagtgggaattacattttatttttaagttggAAATGGACCACCAGTGGAAGATTGGGAAAGAGTATGATGTTGGAGAATGCAGATTTATGGGTGTTCTTCGACTTTGTTTGGATTTGTAGATTTGggattcttcaattttttcaatttgttggaattttaattgtgtttgGTGATATTGGTAGatgaatgattttttatttacagaatttagattaataaaatgaattcgaaaaattaagataaaattggaTGAAGTTGATCTATTGATGAATCtagtaaaataattgaagGGCCATACGATATATGACCCTTACATTGTATGATTTGAAGCTCTGCAAGTCAATGTAGAGTGGGTGAGCAGGTTGGCGGTTATTAGACAAAATTGTCCTTCAAGCCATTTGGGCAATTTCGTccgaaaatggcaaaatatgcaaggtttgtgattttatattttgttagacCCCTATggtgggatttttttttgtttggggTCATCGGTGTTACAAACTGAAAAGTTAGGGCCCTTTTATACAGTTCACactatagtattttatctttctttcttctttctttttctccttagtttatgtttcctcttttttcttttctcttttttttctttcttttttgtgttttatacatacatctaattgcattcataatataaatcaagaacaaaacacctaaataaaattatttaaaataattaaatccattaaatattttttattaaattattttatactcattctAGAGTTGAAAAacttaactaaaaatattcacctcttaatatcattatgaatacaattcacaattctaaatttttattaagactatatgattagttattaatttaatataaaataataataataataataattattattattattatataatattatgtgtttcataatttaaataattatactataattatttattaattaatagtttttagtattataacaataatattattaaagtaattaaatataattataattataattaagtattgtatatttgaatgatattaaaaaataaattaattattaatttataacatcaaaataataatataaatattgattaataataatagtgtaaagaatgagaagaatgagagaagatattataatatcacttttggtacttaGTTTTGTGCATGCCTAAAATAACCTTAAGGgcataaatggaaaaatgtatttgtttagagggcattttggggtgaaaattgcatcaggtaccaaagatgtgatttataggtatCAAAagcgatataaaataaagatcatgtACCATTTTTTTGCGAAAGTGAAAGTTTaagtaccatttatgtaattcactcttaTATTTATTGGCTagtgaattttataaattgctagtttatgaaagaaaaattaccATGAAAATCGTGATTTTTGGTTAACATCTGgtttatttaacaattttgGTTAAGTTCCGgtttatttaacaattttaaaaataatttgtaaaaataatgaatttttaaCACTTTTCTCAAAATTCTCCACGAATCTATTTtggttgatcaattttaatcatttttcacAACATACTTAAGCAAAATCATGTCATCActaataatttgaaacatgTATAGTCAAATCAACAACATATtacaaatagaaaaataagattttcgtaatgatatagaaaaatattactaaaatacaTAGTTTTTACGtatgatttttaaagttgCAAGACGAACAAACATTTGACCGAAATTCGTGATTTtctgataatttttttttacgaatgtacaaaaaaattgatgacTTTCTTTAGATAATCTAGTTTGGATCAAATGTAAGTTATGAGGTTAGGTCACCCAAGTTCATTTcaaaacttttcttaaaagtCAGAATTTAGTGAATATTAATATCAGTTGACATCATAAAAgcatactattaatttgtgaCTCAATATTAGTTCGATGATTCATGGATATCAGTTTCTAACTTAATATTATAAGTTATTGAATTAATGTAAGTATGATTTCCAGTTTTGAAgttctcattttaaaaaaagttcttAGTTTAATCGCTCTCTAGTTCccaattcatatatattaaattgatattaataaaattcacaaaaacCAACCTGTGACTACTACTACGAAGTTTAAATGTAGATAGAAAGGTTGAAAAGTGACATTGATGCCCTTATCTACAAATTAACTAGTATCCCACccaatattaattattgacaTATCACtcttaatctttttttttcttaatctttaaGGAGAATCATTGCTTTTTTGCAGAGTATGGGCGAGATTTTGAAATAGCACGCCTTTGCTGAGGCATATGGGGCCATAATATTCAAACAACAACACATGCACACATTACACACTTggaaaaattttatttttacacgACATGTATATGATAACTACTTAAGCAATAAATTACACAATCATATAAATTGcaacatgattaaatatttttgcatcTCATACAGTGATTGGTGGTGGTATGATATCAGTGATGCAAACCCTACacattaatttagttttttttaaaaaaactaaaactgGTTATAAAATTGCAcatgagaaaatgaagataCTAACTCtgtattttctattatttgacTAAAAATCATGATTAATGAGAATCTTGTAAAAAGGGCAGTTTTGGGATTTTTCACTCCACTACTCTCCTTGCATATTTAAGTTGACGACTCTCCCCCTAAACTAAGTACACAACACACCAAACACTGTGTGAAATCAAGAGTTTGAAAGTAAAGATGAGTGGTTCTATGTTATTGATAGATGATGGCTACAAATGTTGTAGAATTTGCCATGAAAAAGAAGTGGAAAGCTGCAATACCTTGGAATCGCCTTGTGATTGTTCTGGAACACTCAAGGTTTTCTTTAAAAACtcagtcttttttttttctctttgtgTTTTTAAGGTTTAACAGTGTTTGTGTTTTTCAGTTTGCTCACAGATATTGCATACAGAGATGGTGTGATGAAAAGGGCAATACTACTTGTGAAATTTGCTTACaggtaaaaaaaatctttgtttttctttttgttatttatcatGATCATCATGGAATCAGCCCTACAAAGATCATTCTTTTATTTGGGTGATTTGGGTTTAAATTATTCTGACTCTATATGTTAACCTTTCAATGGgaatttgtgtgtgtgtgagtttCCCAGCATAAACAAAAGTTGAAGAAGAGAAAGGTGGAATGAATAGTTTGCTTTTCTATTTACATTTCATGTTAGGTTGCTTTCCTATAAGTTTTTCATTATTTGCtgtcaaatttgaaattgaagccTTGTGCTGTTGTgcatactatatttttcatttaccatttttttacCCCTTATTATTGCTTTTCTGGTAAAAAAATCCAGAAATATAAACATGGTTACAGTGCTCCAGCTAAGAAGCAGCAGGAGATAATCCACACAGCAGAAACCATAAGGTAcaatcaattcaatttcatccaatatttcattaatgCAGTTTTATAgaccttttattttatttatagtcaGGTCCTGAATTTAAAGGATAGCCTTTAATATTCCCTCTCCCCCCTTTTACAGTTATGTCCTATTTAGTGTTAcatttataacaataatattgtTGAGCATTAAATGTTTTCATTGTTGAAGTCTGTTTGTTGCAATAAACCACGGCGAAGTGGAGAGCATTGAAGGAATATTTGAACCTGGGTACTGCAGGAGATGTGTTGCAGCATTTGCTGCTTGTCGTAGATCGTTGGCTCTCGTTGTAAGTCTCTGCTATTATGTCATATTTATGATGTATTTTTAACCGTTTCGTTTCGTGCAGTTCACCATTCTGCTTCTGGTGAAGAATTTGTTTGATACAATAAGTGGAGGAACACAAGGCTACCCGTTCTCAGTCGTTACTGTGAGCACCTGCGCTATAAAAGCTCGATTTCTCTGTTACGTTTTTATGTTACTGACGAATGTGGTATTTGTGCAGGTGTTTCTAGTTAAGGCCACAGGCATAATTGTTCCAATGTACATGCTATTTTGGTTAACAGAAGTAATCCACAACACCATTATCAACCATCAATGCTATTATCAGGTAAAACTGCATCTCAGAATCAGAATTGTTTTTTccgaataaatatttttgacatCTTCTGTTTCCGTGTTTCAGAATCCTGGCACGTATCCATTGAGCTCTAGCGATGAAGTGAGTGAAGATGAGCAAGATATAGACGGGGATGATAATGTATAGACGAAAAACGCTATACTGATACAAGGAAAATTGGaaggaaagaaagaaaatatgtttACCTTTcttatattgaaaaaatgcTATATTGCTATTATCAGTTGGTTAGCAATAGATATGGAAAATGAAAGGCTAccagaaatttaaaaagggGACTTGAAATGCAAGTTAATTAGAGCCCTAAAcacttttgattttctttataaCAACCTGGCTGGCACTCAACAAACTGCATGTGATTTCACTTTTATGGAGaatgcaaaattaatactcaCATAGGTCCTACATATCCATCAATAAGTTaattgtcatattttttttaaatataagcAAATGCCGTAATATTTAATCAGAGTTGTTAAACTTGTTATGGATAGCTCAACTGTATTCGAATAATCTAATTGAAATAAAgctgaatttattattcaaccATCTTTCAATTGATTCAGTTCTATCAATCTTATCTCCCTCATCCACAAAATCAAATGACTTCTTAGAAAATAAAGGTAGAGATCACATAACAGCAAATAATTCAAGCATCTACACAACATTAACTTCTGGCATCTACAATAGCTATCTAGCCAAGCTTACTGTTTATAACATTTCTGACCAACAATAGTCAGACAGTTATCTGTAGCAATACATAACAAACTATATCACTAAGCATCGATGAAGCGAATGTCAAAGGTGTTTGGATGGATCTGCCACACGTTTAAGGCTGCGTATTCCTCTAAACATTCTTTGAGCTGGGCTTCGCTGTATCCCTGGTTAAACCGGATTTAAACAATCAGATACATATCCAGCATATAATACCAGATGATTGAAACATTCCGAGCAGTATGAGTTCCAAGAAGAGAAAGGCATAATTTCTAGTTCCCATTATAATCAACTCACGTACTATAGAAGTCACATTCAGACTAAAGGTGTCACAGATCAACTTGTCAAGaatgaagaataaaaatgGGGTGGCTTGGACCTGATATTTTTACTGCTGTTCTAATTTGGCAAGTCTAAGAGTACTTGTTACTAGATTACAGAAACTGACCTTTCTTGAGATCCAGTTGAGGGCATGGGCATAGCTTACATCTGTTTTGTTAGCTCTTGCAGCCTCATCACGTAAGATCGAATAAATATCAGATATTGCATCCAGACCAGACCGTTGGCGGTCATCTGAATACAATGAGAACTTTGACATATGCATTAATCTAAGAGCCTCGTCCACATCACTCTGAGCTACATAATTAGAGAATCGGAGTCTAGCCAGAGCCTGAATATAGAAAAGTACCATCTGTCATGTTAGAGATTATTCTAAGGTGCAATTTAAGTGTGTTAAGTTTGTGGtctatattgaaaatatagtGAAACGAAGATTGTctaaacttcattttttttaagccACAAAGCAGCACAAATTGTTGACTCATGGGAAAAACTATTCCAAAGATTCCCCTTCTTACAATATTTCAGCTGTCAATAAAGAAACTTACAGCTGATATCCTCAGAATGCTGAGAAGAGTTCTGATGGTTGTATACGTGTGTGGAGCATTTGATTTAGCTTCTTCCTGCCTGATACTTGAATATGCACTAGCTATATATTCTTCTAATTCCCTTGGTACAGTAGGAGACAGTTTTCTTGCAGCTGAAATATATGCCCTGATAATCACAACACATTAGGTTAACACATGACAGCAATAACTTCCAACAGATATGAGTCAGACACATTGATGACCTTGCATCCTAATGTACACATAACATAGCTTGCAGACCTTAGCTCCAGGAGAGAAACTAACACAactcattttcatatatactAGACTGGGGAAATTAGATTCATCTCCAACAGCGAAGCTACTGTAACACTTTTACAATGCATACTTACCTAAGGAGAGATGGCTCAAGAGGAGTGAAGCCAAGATCTGGAGATTCTTTTGCTTGGTGTACATGGAGAACATGCCGAGCCATTTCAAGATCAGTATCCATATCTGCTCGATCTAAGATCAACCACAGAAGATCAAACCTTGACAGAAGAGCTGGAGGAAGATTAATATTCTCAGCAGGTGATCTCCTTAGATCATATCTACCCCTGCAACCAAAGAAAGTTGAGTTGTAAAACATCGAAGTTAACATCTGGAATACCTCACTACTATTAGAAAAAACTTAATGATTAGTTCCATATCATTTATTGAACTAACTTAAATAGATTCAATACGGAGTACAAGCTGCATTGAGTTTAAATCAGGTACCAGGCAGGATTAGCAGCAGCAAGAACAGCAGTCCGTGCATTCAAGGATGTAGTGATTCCAGCTTTAGCAATGCTCACTGTTTGCTGTTCCATTACTTCATGTATTGCTGTACGATCAGATTCCTCCATTTTGTCAAACTCATCAATGGCACAAATACCCATATCCGCTAGTACCTGGTAGATATGGTGGTTAGGTATAACTGTACAATGAAAGAAAGAGATAACCAAATGGTTTCAATGAAAAAGCACTCACCAGAGCTCCGCCTTCCAAAACCATTTCATTGGTCACTGGATCCTTCTGAACAGCTGCAGTCAGACCAACTCCACTACTTCCCTTGCCAGTTGTATACACACCTCTTGGTGCAACATTGATTATGTGTTTCAGAAGCTGACTCTTTGCAACACCAGGATCACCCATCAAACATATGTGTAGGTCTCCTCTAATCTGCATTATAAATGAGGGAATTAAAgcatgataaagtaaaaataacattaaaatatgcagacattatataaattttgatcgGGACAAGAAGATACATACATCCACTTGGATAGTTGGAACATAATGGAAATTAGTAGGTGCAAAGTGCATCTACACAGGTAATACCTTCATCCCATCTTTCAATTTTCGATGAGGAGCACCAACtaggagaagaagaagtgcCTTCTTAATATCTTCATGTCCAAAAATTTCAGGGGCTAATGATCGTGACAGTTTGTTATAGATATCACCATCCTCAGCTAATCGAGCAATttgctcctcctcctcccctcTAAGATCATAGCTGCATTTAAAGATTAAAATCAATGTTAAGATTTTCATGTTATTTATTGTGCTCACTAGATATTTAACTGGCAAATGGAAATTCACAATATTCCTCTGAACAAACTGGTAAGAAAGATTAGTAACGTATCTGGTAAAGCAGTAGTTTTCAAATTAGATGATTCCTCAAGTTTCTTATTCAACCGAGAATCTGGAGTGAGTcaagggaaaaaaattaataaaaagaatattgaATTGCTCTAGTTACTTATTTCATGGACAAGGAATGAGGTGGCATGACAAGGATCTCTGTTCAATAATGGTTGCCTATTCCTTTCAATGTCCATTTGGGATTTTACTaaccataattttattaaaaaaaactcaaattttaaaaaatctgtAATTAGAGTGCATTAGCTGTACCTACTTCcgtgcaaataaaaataaattattggctATTAACCTTAAGCTATTAAGAAGTGTagtggagtaatttttattttaatgcgTTCAGTGCACATGCATGCAAGCGAATTACTCTGTACAAAAACATTGGACTAGGACATGAAAATTTATGGAATTGATGCAAAACTACAAAAACTTactcttcatattttttcttaaagtGGGTGACGGACATTGCTTCCAAGTAAGTATCAGCAATTAAGCCAGCTCGCATTGCCCTAAACCCAACATATGGAATCGGAAGAAATATTCCTGATAACTCTACAACATCACCAGGAGAAACCTGAAGTATTACAAATAGCATAGAGTATAAAGGTTAATAAGATGGTGAAAAACAATACACAGCTGAAACAAAATTATAGCTAAAGAGAAggataatatagaaaaaaagacAAGAAGGATGTTGTACAGCCAAATGGGTCCAGTTTATAGTTACGTTTGAACTAAACAGTTGTGCTTTTGAACCATTGTCTAATGTctttcatttcataaataaagaTGCCACAGAATGAATATGAACTCTGTAACACTTTAGAAGACATCAACGAACATGAGCTGTGATATTTTCCCAAGTTTACATGCAAAATGTGGAATTCAAATAACCTAGGCACTAATGTCTGTGACAGCTGTCATAAAAAATCCCAAGAAACACATGGCACACAGATAAACCTTGTACACTATGTGCACAAATCAGGCTTACTACTATTAGTCTATTACAATGCACGTCTGATATAAATAGCTTTTAAGCTCCACTTGCTGACCTTTCTGGTAAGCTCTCCTCTAAAATGTATAGTCATTGATCGGGGAATGTGACCTTTTGGAACATGTTCAGCTAGCTCTTGAATTTTGGCCTGAAAAGTAGTATATTAGAACATTTAGGGGAAGAAATCCCTTCAGAGGAGCAACGAGCATAaaccaaaatgaaatgcaGACCTCCTGAAACTTCAAAAACTTTGATGCTCTGAGTTGGGGGATGAGCTTCCCTTTTGCATGGTTTGTTCTGCATTGTTCAGAAACACAATCGAATAGAGGCATAAATACTCGAGCAGTAACTTCCTGTGTCACATGTAACAATTCGCTCATCAACTTACTGAAGTCGTAGGTGTACCAGAATTCAGAAAAATTGGGAACCTAAGATAAAACCTGATAGATTTCAAATCCACACTCCTCACACGTGTAGACAGCAACCTGCATTAGCGGTTTGACATCCGAGCATCGTGTTACAATGCCGGATATCCTTACAAGCTGGCCAATATATGAAGCTTTAACCTCCCTGATCGTGAAAGGCCTCCCTTTTGGAGATGCCTTAACATATACTTCGCTGATATAACAAAGGCAACATGTTACTTCCACCTTCCTTACAAATTAGCAGACAAGTAAAAGtctccatttttaattttttttggaatttataACTACCAGTCTACCAGCTAGACCAACAACTGGTGACGATACTAGACACCAAAACACTATAAAAACACGCATGAGATGCAAATTGGCCTTAACATAGCATTCTCAAAAATTTCCCAATTACTGCATTGAACAAACCATTTTCTGCTGTCatagcattttttttacattaactACAAATCAGCAGCGctaccaaattaaaaattacttgaAGCAAACGTAATCAGCAAAACTTACTaaaatcttttaatttcagGAGGCATCTTCTTTTGGGGGTCAGAAGCTCCAGCGGAGTCATTTCCTTCCACAACCCTCTGAGTCATGAAAACATCATCTTCGTCATCCGGAAGCACCTCAGTAGGTTCCGGAAGCAGCTCATCAATTGCATCG
This window contains:
- the LOC125208264 gene encoding uncharacterized protein LOC125208264 yields the protein MSGSMLLIDDGYKCCRICHEKEVESCNTLESPCDCSGTLKFAHRYCIQRWCDEKGNTTCEICLQKYKHGYSAPAKKQQEIIHTAETISLFVAINHGEVESIEGIFEPGYCRRCVAAFAACRRSLALVFTILLLVKNLFDTISGGTQGYPFSVVTVFLVKATGIIVPMYMLFWLTEVIHNTIINHQCYYQNPGTYPLSSSDEVSEDEQDIDGDDNV
- the LOC125205053 gene encoding DNA replication licensing factor MCM7-like; protein product: MNELDFKQDREIAKDFLTNFVDANGESKYIDILQDVANRKTKVVQIELEDLVNYKDLDEEFLRRVTENTRRYIGIFADAIDELLPEPTEVLPDDEDDVFMTQRVVEGNDSAGASDPQKKMPPEIKRFYEVYVKASPKGRPFTIREVKASYIGQLVRISGIVTRCSDVKPLMQVAVYTCEECGFEIYQEVTARVFMPLFDCVSEQCRTNHAKGKLIPQLRASKFLKFQEAKIQELAEHVPKGHIPRSMTIHFRGELTRKVSPGDVVELSGIFLPIPYVGFRAMRAGLIADTYLEAMSVTHFKKKYEDYDLRGEEEEQIARLAEDGDIYNKLSRSLAPEIFGHEDIKKALLLLLVGAPHRKLKDGMKIRGDLHICLMGDPGVAKSQLLKHIINVAPRGVYTTGKGSSGVGLTAAVQKDPVTNEMVLEGGALVLADMGICAIDEFDKMEESDRTAIHEVMEQQTVSIAKAGITTSLNARTAVLAAANPAWGRYDLRRSPAENINLPPALLSRFDLLWLILDRADMDTDLEMARHVLHVHQAKESPDLGFTPLEPSLLRAYISAARKLSPTVPRELEEYIASAYSSIRQEEAKSNAPHTYTTIRTLLSILRISAALARLRFSNYVAQSDVDEALRLMHMSKFSLYSDDRQRSGLDAISDIYSILRDEAARANKTDVSYAHALNWISRKGYSEAQLKECLEEYAALNVWQIHPNTFDIRFIDA